In Setaria viridis chromosome 5, Setaria_viridis_v4.0, whole genome shotgun sequence, the genomic stretch GGAGTAAGGCCGGAGTTGAATGGTGTCGCGTCTTCGCTTCGGCACTAATCAGCCATTGATAAAGCGAGCAAGGGAGCGAGCGATTCGGGGTTCGATGCGGTGGATTGGTAATGCGAGGAATGGGGGGTAGATGATGAGTGCGCTGCGCCAGGGAGGCGCGCGTTCCAAAGCAAGCGCCGCGGGAGAAGCGTGCTCGGGAAGCCAAAACCGCGCCGCCTCTTCTTCCCTCCCGCTCGTCTTTCTGGAGGGAAGAAATGAATTTGATGGAAATTTTCGGACCCATTTTTTCGGCGAGAGCGCGaaaatacctttttttttgtgggaAAAACAAATTTCACGCGCTCGGCGAAAATAAATTTAGTAAAGTTGAAATTGCTCGTGGATACGACTCTTTCCATCTATGAAAATTAACGAATACGGCCAAGATCGTTGTGAAACAAATTCTCTCCCTGACATTGCTAAATTCCCAGTCTGAGTGAATGGTGCGGGAGAACGATGGTAGAGCACCGTTTGCTAACATAATCTTAAGAGAACTAGTTTGCAACATTCCTTCCTCGCATAAAAGCTTTATCAACTCAAGTACTCAGTGATCTCAAAACCCAAACTAGAGCACAGTGGATAATGCACGCATGTTTCAAAACAAGGCTAACCGGGCACTGGAACAGGGCAGAATACACAATCTCACCAAGAGTTGCATCTAGTCCTAACTCCTACCAGGGTGACAGCATCTAGTTTGTCATAACAGAGTTACATGCATCCAACATCAGGCATGTAGCATCGTTGCGCCGCAGATGCAAGTGAGCACTAGCACCAACCGATCGTCCGAATCTGACAACAACCCACTGTGGTCTGGGAATCTAGGTTGCAGTACCATTAGCAACTTCTTCTCTAGGATTCAGCAACATCCTTGGATCATGCCCACGCATCCATGGGGCTATGGGGACCAGTACATGTGCCGATGAAATCCAAACAGAGGTTCAGGTTTGCAGAGTGTTAAAATATGCTACTCTTTTCGTTTAGCCACAAACAGTTTGCTCATATCTTCAGTAACAACGTTGCTCCTGTGAAgcagtaaccaaaaaataagcATTGCTTAGGGATAGAAAATATATAATGTGAAtaattggcaaaaaaaaaaacactctggGACTGGGCCCATATGCTTTAGTTCACTGAAAGCATTTTATTGTGGACATGAGGGGCGAGAAAAATACAGAATAAAATTGGTCCCGCATGACACCAAAGAGACAGGAAAAGGGGAAAAATGACTAACCTTCCACGAAGCTGCGGAGGAATTAGAGCGTTCCCTGCAGCACTTCTTACAACTTGGGGTTGTGGTTGCGTCCTTGGAAATTTACTGCGTGAGTCATGAAGCGCAGATCCATTTGATTCTCTCTTCCTTGATGCATTCTCTGTAGGGGGAGCAAAGAGATCTGCAACATCTGGTAGGTCTAATGATGGTGTGGGCAGGGAGACATTACTCGAACTAATGGGTGCTATGTTCCTGGAGCAAAAAGACAAAATCAAGAAGTTAAGAAATTGCCAGTACCATATCAAACCTAGAAAGCATGGCAGGGAGGACTGGTAGTAATGTACTTGCATTTAGCAAATCAGAAAAGTAACAACAATTCAGCATGCATACAACTGATATAAGAAATCTGGATGAAACAAACATACCAGGTGCCAATATGAAGAGGGGGGCAATGAAGTATAACAAGGGAAGTAAATTCAAATGCAATACGGTAAGGAGATGAAATGCAGCAGGGTAGTGACTGCTTTAGATCCAACATCACTTGCAATCTTTTTGCACAATAAAATAGTACCGCACAGGACATCTAATAATCCAACTTGCCCTGCAAGGAATTCCACTTTTTCCCATTTTCCAAAGGCCCATGCAAAGGGAGCATAACAAGCATATAATCTACTAGTGGCTCAGTGCTTAATCCCAACAAATTGGCTGTGTCTTATGTTAGTATAGTTCTTGATTGATTTATATTGGAATGCTAAAGTAGAAAAGCAacataatcatcatcaaattatGATAGCATTAAGAGGCAGGGCTCTGCAGAATCCAATTTAGCACCAATAGTGAAGAAATACATTATTTCAGCAGTGGACATGTTCACATACAGTTCTTTCATCACAAACGAAAAGCACCCCACATAAGGTTTGTTGAATTTAAAAGCC encodes the following:
- the LOC117854437 gene encoding uncharacterized protein: MSLVAYDASSDEEDAGEPPAAAAPSPAPVASSIGPQPRPPSPSTALGAAPQPTPPPAPSQNIAPISSSNVSLPTPSLDLPDVADLFAPPTENASRKRESNGSALHDSRSKFPRTQPQPQVVRSAAGNALIPPQLRGRSNVVTEDMSKLFVAKRKE